In Magnolia sinica isolate HGM2019 chromosome 16, MsV1, whole genome shotgun sequence, the genomic window atagaaagagaaagagagagtcaaaaagtagcattcaaATAGGCCTAATAGGACcctacccattgacaaccctacctaCAGCCGCACAGCCCCAACTGGCTGTCCAGTTATatatagaaaaggaagaaattatTCCTCATTTTATTTACTTCTTAACATTATCCTAATTACTTGTAAGGTAGACTGAATCAAGCAATAGATATGGGGAGCAACGACAAAAAGGATCGGAGTCGTGGTCTCTTTTGCAGCTTTATGTACTAATGTGATATATTGTCATTCGTATGAAGCATTGAAGACAGATCAATTGAATGAAGAACCTTTTTTTCGGTTCCtacattttgaatttcttagaattggGACACTTCTAACTCTAGGGGCATAATTCCTCCAGCTTCTTGTGTCAAGACTCCATGTGTTTATTTATCCTTCTTTATCCTATGATCCTATTATTCTTCCCTATCTTCTTTACTTTGCTGCAACTGAAGTGAATTATCTAATTTGTGGCAATTCAAGATGGATTTCGAGTTTCAAATGGGAAGTAGTCATATCTTATAAAGTGAACTTAATTTCCATCATGATGATTCATTGAAACTCCATAGTATTTTTATTGATTAATGTAGGGTTTTAACAACAGGGGGTGGTTTATTCAGATGAAATGCAGCAAAAAGGACAATGTAACCCTATATAAAACATTACTCATccataattcaaaaacctattGTGTTTCACTACTTCATTGTTGCCTTGCCTTGGGTTCAAGCAAAACTCATTTGAGAAGCTCTTCAAAAAATGTTACATGTCTTCCAGATGAATTATCAAAAGAGATCAAGTGGGGGAGGCCACATACCAGATGCAATTTCTGCTTTTCCTGTGCTTGAACTGCCTTCAGCAGACCGGCAAGGTCATCTCGACAGAAATCTGGGTTCAAAAGCATTGATTCCATTTCAAGAACCTGAACAATCGAATCACTTTATATCATTAGAATGtgtcaaaaaggaaaaaagcagAACAATTTCAATATGATGCAGGCACCGACTTGTTTTGAGCAATCGTTGAACTCTATCGTGATCTCACtgccaataaaaaaacaacaattAAACACCTGAAAAGTAGTATGAAACCCAACAGTCAAATCACTACCAATAGAAAACAACAATTAAATACCAAGTTGAGAACACTCGTACCAAATCCATCATTcaaatcattttcaaaaattaaatacaaaaaccATTTCCCCTAACAGATTATGTGGAAAACGGCATTAGATTATAAACCCATTACCAAACCCATGATCTAAATCAGACCCATCAATCAAATtccataaaaaatcaaacaacctCTTGAAAAAGAAGACAACCACATTGAAATattgaaaacccaaatcagaATCCATTGTTGTATATCACCTCCAACACTCAAAACTCATATCCAGTCCTAGGCCCCACTCCTTGAAATCTGACGATACCTGAAATAAAGGAAGCTTAACTTGAAGACTCAAGCATGCTTCATATATTCTTGGGTATGTGACCTGCTGTGGATGGACCACACTTCCCAACCCTCCCAGATTGGAAgccgaatgtggaccattgccacATTTCACTTCTAAACTGTCACTTTGCAGGCCAAATTATTGAAAGCTAGGATGGTCCTATCCAGGAGAATTTTTCAGGCAACAGTCCTTCCAAAGTGGGGCCCAGCTGACAAACAGTCTAGATAACAGAACATTACACAAACTGAAAATGAGATTATGGCAATCGCATAACAAATTAATAGGGACCCTTTGCCAGCGGCCGGCTTTGGTTCCCACCCGCAAAGGATTCCACCAACTGCTGGTTTTGCCCTCCTTTCTTGTAGTGAAATCAGCCAGAGATGCAATAGAACCCCACTAAATCTTTCTTATCTGTTTAGCATCTTTCATTGATTAGTCTTCTATTTCTGTTTTTGGAAAGGCAACAAAGATttcattaaagaagaagaagaagagaaaaggatACAAATCACATAATTACCAAAATATGAAAGCCAAATTCACATCATTAAGCAAACAAAATTTTCTGTTTCAGTAGAAATTGCTTTTTGTTTATCTTAATCATCTTTCGGTCGACCGAATCGAAATCACTGGAAGAGCTTACCAAAGAAGGATCTTTCATCATGTTCCGTTGCCCCATAGATGCTGAATCCTTGGAAGCATGCAGTCGTTGCAACCGATAATCAGTTTCAGGCCGACAACAGATTTTTCTTAGTGGTACTATTTCCTACagtaaaaaaagagaggaaacaaGTATTGAATAACTGCCTCAAGACTACAAGGTTACCAAATGGAATTTTGGTTTAGCATATGTAGCAAAACAATCAGTTTTAACTGACTTGAACAACTGAATTGGTCCATAATTGTATATCTTCTCATATATAACCTTttcaaatgagagagagggggaggcAGGGAGGGAGAGGGCAGAATTTCAAGATGGAAGCATGGAACGAAAACaataaaaatgatgatgatgatgaacaagaGATGCACACCTCAACACGTGCAACTGTCTTTCTTTAATAGTAAGAATAATGTTGTACCTAACAAAAGGGGATGGTGAGGGTCCACTACTCCCCAACCCAACTGTATCAAACTAGCCAAATCATCAATGATAGCTTCCCTTTTATAAGTCACAAACAGCTTTGACCCAAATACCCATGAACTAGATATCCATGTATGCTAAGGCACATACTCATGCATTCTCATGTATCTACTGAACATCGAAGCAAAGTAACAAAACCTATTACAGTAATTCCATTACTAAAAATATCTGTGGAAGTCATGCATATAGCATATTGAACTCTAGCAATGTTTGATATCACATTGAAAAGCAGATTTACTgattgaagaagaaaaaagaattgaAACAAACCTCTGTGCCAACCGGAAATGCAGCCTGCCATAAATCTTCCTGAAAAACAGAAACAGTCATTtttaaacaacaaaaagaaaaaagaaaaaacagcaaACAACTATTAGAGGACATGTAATGCTGGTACAAGTTGAAGACAGCTAGGTTTCTAGTAGAATAAGCACTCTCTCCACTACAAGACATCTCTTCCTGCTTGGGATGACCTTGGTCTCAACTGAACTGCGACAGACTCAACAACACAAACACAACTCGGGCCATCTCTTCACAGAACAGCTGATTCATGGGATTCATCATTCGGGATTATTCATCTTGTTACAACTACCGTTGATCGAATGTAGACCACTTGGTGGCAATTCTAACCATCTATTTcttcatacatgtgtggcccactaggtaAATTGAGCTGAATTTCAGTGCTTATCACCCTTACAACATCCTGGATCCCATGCATGTGCATCACGTATTTCGTCCTTTAGTTCACAGAATCTTGCAAATTGGAATTAAATGTATGGAAGTGAAAACCCATCACTCAGATAAGACTTCAAATACTCATCAATGTTAGCAGGTGGGTCTCAACCACTTTACACCTGTGAAGAGTTTCACAGGCAAACTTGTTGGACATGGGCCTGCAACCACTAGCAGGTGGGTCTCATGAGAGTTTTCCTCTTCCGTGTTTTCTCTCGGTGGTTCAAATTCAACTTCAAACTTAGATTGGATAAAGTTGAGATCAGATGAGTTACATTATCGAAATTGCATTGTACAAGGCAACGGTTACTTCATTCTACAACCCTGTATCTGTTTTTGGTGCCAATGCTCATCTACAAACCATGGACATGTGCCACTATCTGGATAAGGCTATCCACATGGAACTTTTTGGGTAACCAAACAGGCACTTAAGATAGCTCTAAATAGAGGCCTCCAAATTCTCTTGGCCTATAGTTATAAGTTTGCTGGAATCAAATAAAGTGAAAAAAATGCCTAATGACCATCAAGTTGGAATCGATTAGGGAGAACAGATGCACAACAAAGGAACACTCACAATGGCTGAAGAATGTATGATAATTGCAACATGCACTTATATAATAGTATAGCATGGTTTACTATGTAAATAACTAAATATGAAAATAAGAGAATTTCTCAATGTTAGGTAGAGAAAAACAATGACAACTCAAGATACCTTGAGATACTCATCAATGTCAGCCTTAATCTGCTTTGCTTTCAGAGCACCATCAACCTCAGAGAGAATGCGTGGTGATTGGCTGATTTCAGCCAGCAAATCAATCTGCATTCAGGAGAGAAGAAAGATGCTAGCTTAATAGAGAACTATTAAATATTGATTAGGAAGTTCAAACAAAATCATGATGCAGCCACCTTCAAGTTGGGAGTAGAAGGATCGGGCAGCCTCATGTTTCGTGGGAATGCACTTAGAATAACATTCCGCATTTGAATGCAACTGGGGGGAATCACATCACAGAAGCTGAAATGATAATCACAAAGGAACTCCGGGAAATCATGAAGCAGTACCAAGAGCACCCTTAGAGTGCCTTTGTACAGAAAGTGAACCTGCCCACAAGTAATAATAGAGATAAAAATGTCACTCcaccagtaaaaaaaaaaaaaaaaaaaactgttctttttcttttttcttttttgaaggtaAGGAATTCCATTTACTGCACCGATCACAAGTAAATGTAAAGATAATAACAAGACAAACCGATTCCCCAAGTTCAGCATTCCTCAAGTATGGCTCCATGAATTTGAACAAGTCAACAAGTAGGCGCTGAACCAAAGGCCAATCCTTCTGAGAGTTGATTGTTAGCAATTTTGGTGGCTCACCAACTCGAGCCATGCAAAGCTGAAAGAACATCAATCAGATTACCAACCTCACCGAGGAAAACATAAAGAAAGAACATTTCTCATGCAGAATTAATGAATGATCAGATACATTATAGAACTTGAATActtaaaaaattgtaatttttaaaTTCTAATCACACTCTCCTGATGCATTTTTGTCAGACCATACAAAGAAACAGTACCATGGTGACCGCAATTGTGGGGAATAAAACACGAGCTctctggaaaaaagaaaaataaaaaaagaaaataagaaaataaaagccTAACACAAGAAAGCAAATAACCTAAATAAATGATTTAATCCATAGACAGAGAACCTATGGCTACcgataatccgtagccattgcaATTTTTGTTGTTTCAGTTTTTCCTGCCCCACTTTCaccactagaaaaaaaaaaaaaaaaaaaaacaattgcagGTTAATCAGTAATGTTGAAGAAAGATGCACTTTTGCTCTTGATAGTTATCTAAATTGTTGTGAGAAAAACAGAGCTTCAATAGACTTTGAAAAAGAGAAATCAGTTAATGCATTAAAGATTCGGGGCAAGAGAGCATGAAATGGAGGCCAACGATCCACGAGGCTAAACATCACCAGAAAAATATGAACGCATTCCCTTCCAGAAAAATATGAATGGCAGTAAAATGGGGAGccaaagttttaaaaaattaaaattaaaattaaaagaacagaaggaaaagaaaagaaaatgcacTCTAACCATATCTGATGGCTGTACCCGATATCATTCCATGCTTATCAAATTGGATCTCAACAAATTTACAGAAATGACTGCACCAATATAATCAAGAGGGCAATCAATACAGTACAAACGTTCCATAATTTCAGGAAAAGTAGGATGATCATTGAGTACAATATCAATTCAAATTCTTCAGATATGAAAGATACACATGGCATTTTGAAGAAATTCCAGAAAGattaatgatttaaaaaaaaaaaaaaaaaaaagaaggaaaaacactaTACATCCATACCCACAACCATACGCTCAGAACTATGATGTGCTAGATTTCAGAAAGGCAAAACACATTAAATAATTTCTTAATGAAATGTACACTTGGAACAGTATCTCACCTGGTAATGCAAGTCCCTGAAGAAAGGGAACAAATAcgcccccccccctcccccaaaaaaaaaaaagcagcaaaACATGAGAATAATATTGTCAGAATACAGCATTGGACTCTGAAGTTATTTACATCAACAGTGATGAAAACAAGTTATTTACATCAAACAGTGATAAACTAAGATTTTGAATGTTTTTTAAAGACATGATTAGCATGATTCCTCCATTTCTCTGAATGCCTATTGTCAtacattcaatatatatatatatatctatatatatatatatatatatatatatatatatatatatatatatatatatatatatatatataatgacgaATGTATCTTTCCACTAATACCACAAttacaaaaaagaataaaagaaaaaaacaagagAGATATCTAAATTTTTTGAGAAAAATAACAAATGAGTCTTTCCACAAACACCACAATTACAATAGAAACAGAaacaaaattgaaattaaaaagaAGCATCTACCTTTAAAATGTCTAGCAGATTAACGAGGATCGTTGAATTCAGCAAAACCCATATTGGCGTCAGAGAGAGTGTTTGACCTTAATATTTCATATCTGCGATGGTGTTGTCATGTTCGTGTAGTATTTCTGAGACTAGGATTTGGGCAATACCACGAAGACGGTGTTGTCAAATGCAATGCGACACAAACATGTTGTGAAAAATGTAGCTAAGAAAAGGTTCCTGGAGTAGAAAAAACAAGTCTTCAAACAAACCACAACTTGTGAGGAGTCCACATGAAGGGGTTACAAAATATAGAAAAGAAATGAGAGATTAGTTTTGAATGCAAATGGAGACCTTCTCTACGAATAGTAATCAACAAAAGCTCCAAAACATTACAGCTACGTTTGGAAGCACAAAGGAATTGAATTGTGCCAGtttaaacaagaagaaaaaccttttaaaaaaataataataaataaggaaagttttttgtttttgttttgttgatGTTTCCTATCATTCCTAATGGAAAGTGGCCCTCAAATTGTAATTAGCTTCTTTTCAAGTTCAGATTGAAAGTAATATTCATCTGCTCAGCTAAATCCACACAAAACATTCTTTGTTGGGCCATTTCATCATACTgttagcatgcatgaaatacaGGAGGTATACACAAGGGGCTTTTTAGTTTTTATGAATGGGACCATTGTAGTGACCTAAAATGATGATATtatggtccatgcaccaaaaatctgaaaGGGGACTAAAAAATCCCTCATCTTAGTTACATCCACACAAAACATTgcttgttgagccatttcatcaaacaattagcatgcatgaaatacaAGTGTAGCAAGATTGTTGTTGTTCATAGAAAGGGGTTAGGCCAACCCACTTGCCAGAAACTAATTATAACAGGACACTTGGCTTTTGacgttttccatccaatcttcgCACTCCAAACAACGCACACGACAATGCTCGTGCGGCCGGCAACCGCAGGTTGCGAGAGAGGTTAGACGATACTCGGGCTGCCAATGAatcttgatacgcaggcagtgagaaattacatacttggcatatattaactcagtTCAAACTGATTAAATTGTGAGGTTTACTGTATACAAAGGGGCTGTTACAAAATCTGATTGGTTGAGCAGTCCTAAACTTGGAGTCATGGACACCTGATTGGTGAAATAGaaccattggattttattttattttattttcatttctaaccgtgtAATAAATGTTCACCGTTCGAACAGTCCTGTCAGATGATAAAATAACCATTATATTTTACCAGTTAGAAACATAGATTGGACAGCTTAGTTTAATTTGATTATAGTAGACACGGAACTTTGGATAATTTGTTCCGAAATTTGTTATTGAAATACACTGGAATTCAAATCACATGATAAATAGAATCATGCCAATTCGGATCCTCAACTATATTTGAATGCTTGTCGTTAGAATACATAGAAATTTTGAAATCCAAACACTTAATACCCTAAATTAGTATATATATGCAATTTGATATAATAATTGtgataagcccattaaaatatatactttgactGAAAATAAAGAATTTTTAAAATCTTGGGTGAGCCCACTTTCAAATCTACAATTGTTTTTGCATTTGCATCTGGGTCTCAACCATTAATTCTGATTCTAAATCACAATATTTTGTTGCATTTCatttaaaattaatttcattTACGTACTATTTATCATCTACCAAACAATtcttctttacatccatttatcACGGGTTGCATAAACCAAACGACCCTTTTTGCCCATGTGCATTCATTTATCACCGGTTACAACTGTTTATCACAGGTTACAACCGTCTCCAAACAACCTAACGACCTTAAAAGTTATTAGCTTTTTACATTTCAAACGTCTAGAAACCATTTTCTTtacatgaaaaatataaatatagtgAAACTTTTATCTAATTATTTATTATACCATTTTAATAACTTAATATTTTTGAATCCGGATCTTTTACTGGCCTCAAGCAGGAATATCATGTGGACCAATCACATTACAACAAACAAAATATCCCTGCTCTTGGCAAGCAAAGGATTGGGGCTCAATATTTTTAAAGCTCACATGTTttaaattcatatgatttaaaTATAAACACTTAAATATATCTactaaattataataaatatatttaagAGGTTTGCTTAAATACATCCATAGGTGCTACCATATGATATGTGTGGAATTTAGCTTTTAAATCCAAGTCatattccaatgatccaaaccaacTATAAGACCATAAGGTAGAACGACAACAGATAAAAGCTCTCGATCTGATTATTTCAATCCttttataattttataatttgCCTATTTTGCTTCTGTAGTTTGTGTATAATCAAAAGATTGAAAGCCCTATCAAATAAATGATTTTGATAAAATTGAAAAAAGCTCGAGTCCAACGTCCCAACGTATTTTACTGCTGATTAAACATCTACTTTAGTATTTTACTTTCCGCGAGATTTTCAATATTCAGTAAAAACCTATAATCTGAAAATCTCCCGAGAAATTCCCATGCTGAGATATTGCCGAGAACGAGAGTTGTCATTGCCAAGAAGAAGATTCGTCGCTACGCCcagaagagaaagtgagagagataaacaGAAAAATACGACAATgcatggaaaagaaaaaaaaaacttcagaaATTAAAATATATAGCATTAATTAATATCGTACACCAACATTAGgcgaaaaaaggaaagaaaaaaaacccaCGAAGGATTACATATTCATCACAAAACCCATACAAAAATAAGAATTAAAAAAAGAGGGGCAATCCCAATTCGGTAAAgatctcatctccctctcttatTTAGATTCATCTTCTCGTA contains:
- the LOC131229536 gene encoding uncharacterized protein LOC131229536 isoform X2 — encoded protein: MARVGEPPKLLTINSQKDWPLVQRLLVDLFKFMEPYLRNAELGESVHFLYKGTLRVLLVLLHDFPEFLCDYHFSFCDVIPPSCIQMRNVILSAFPRNMRLPDPSTPNLKIDLLAEISQSPRILSEVDGALKAKQIKADIDEYLKEIVPLRKICCRPETDYRLQRLHASKDSASMGQRNMMKDPSLVFNCCFFIGSEITIEFNDCSKQVLEMESMLLNPDFCRDDLAGLLKAVQAQEKQKLHLDLNQLCLNLGLQALQPFDATHARVDHIEDLLFLL
- the LOC131229536 gene encoding uncharacterized protein LOC131229536 isoform X3, with protein sequence MARVGEPPKLLTINSQKDWPLVQRLLVDLFKFMEPYLRNAELGESVHFLYKGTLRVLLVLLHDFPEFLCDYHFSFCDVIPPSCIQMRNVILSAFPRNMRLPDPSTPNLKIDLLAEISQSPRILSEVDGALKAKQIKADIDEYLKEDLWQAAFPVGTEEIVPLRKICCRPETDYRLQRLHASKDSASMGQRNMMKDPSLVLEMESMLLNPDFCRDDLAGLLKAVQAQEKQKLHLDLNQLCLNLGLQALQPFDATHARVDHIEDLLFLL
- the LOC131229536 gene encoding uncharacterized protein LOC131229536 isoform X1; translation: MARVGEPPKLLTINSQKDWPLVQRLLVDLFKFMEPYLRNAELGESVHFLYKGTLRVLLVLLHDFPEFLCDYHFSFCDVIPPSCIQMRNVILSAFPRNMRLPDPSTPNLKIDLLAEISQSPRILSEVDGALKAKQIKADIDEYLKEDLWQAAFPVGTEEIVPLRKICCRPETDYRLQRLHASKDSASMGQRNMMKDPSLVFNCCFFIGSEITIEFNDCSKQVLEMESMLLNPDFCRDDLAGLLKAVQAQEKQKLHLDLNQLCLNLGLQALQPFDATHARVDHIEDLLFLL